A window of the Chloroflexus sp. Y-396-1 genome harbors these coding sequences:
- the ahcY gene encoding adenosylhomocysteinase → MTVSYDIKDINLAEQGRKRIEWAEKEMPVLRLIRERFARERPLAGLRISACLHVTTETANLMRTLAAGGADVVLVASNPLSTQDDVAAALVAYEEIPVFAIKGESNEVYYRHIRAALDHNPQLTMDDGADLVTGVLKERPDLIPHMVGSTEETTTGVIRLKAMAREGVLPFPVIAVNDSDTKHMFDNRYGTGQSTLDGIIRATNILLAGKTFVVAGYGWCSRGIAERARGLGANVIVTEIDPVKALEAVMDGFRVMPMEEAARQADFIVTATGNKHVIDSNAFAVMKDGCVIANSGHFNVEINIPALEAMSVEKRQPRAFVDQYILRDGRAINLLGEGRLVNLASAEGHPSAVMDMSFANQALASEFLLRNHGKLPVGVHALPKELDREIASLKLAAMGIRIDTLTPEQEAYLNSWQEGT, encoded by the coding sequence ATGACCGTAAGCTACGACATCAAAGATATTAACCTGGCCGAACAGGGTCGTAAGCGGATCGAATGGGCAGAAAAGGAGATGCCAGTTCTGCGCCTGATCCGCGAACGGTTTGCCCGCGAACGGCCACTGGCCGGCCTGCGCATTAGTGCCTGTTTGCACGTCACAACCGAAACGGCGAATCTGATGCGGACCCTGGCTGCCGGTGGGGCCGATGTGGTCCTGGTTGCCTCCAATCCGCTCAGCACACAGGATGATGTGGCCGCTGCATTAGTGGCCTACGAAGAGATCCCGGTCTTTGCAATCAAAGGCGAGAGTAACGAAGTTTACTACCGCCACATCCGGGCAGCGCTCGACCACAACCCGCAACTGACGATGGACGACGGCGCCGATCTGGTGACCGGTGTGCTCAAAGAGCGGCCTGATCTGATCCCTCACATGGTTGGTAGTACTGAGGAGACAACGACCGGCGTTATTCGACTGAAGGCGATGGCGCGCGAGGGCGTTCTTCCCTTCCCAGTGATCGCTGTAAATGATAGCGACACCAAGCACATGTTTGATAACCGTTACGGTACCGGTCAGAGTACTCTCGACGGCATCATTCGCGCTACCAACATTTTGCTTGCCGGAAAGACCTTCGTTGTCGCCGGCTACGGTTGGTGCTCGCGGGGAATCGCCGAACGCGCACGTGGTTTGGGCGCCAACGTCATTGTTACCGAGATTGACCCGGTGAAGGCCCTGGAAGCGGTTATGGATGGCTTCCGGGTGATGCCAATGGAAGAGGCAGCACGACAAGCCGATTTTATCGTTACAGCAACCGGCAACAAACACGTGATCGATAGCAACGCCTTCGCCGTTATGAAAGACGGCTGTGTGATCGCGAATAGTGGCCACTTCAACGTCGAAATCAACATCCCAGCGCTAGAGGCAATGAGTGTTGAGAAGCGTCAGCCGCGGGCATTTGTCGATCAATACATTTTGCGCGATGGACGAGCGATTAATTTGCTTGGCGAAGGCCGTCTGGTCAATCTGGCTAGCGCCGAGGGTCATCCGAGCGCGGTCATGGATATGAGTTTTGCCAATCAGGCATTGGCCAGCGAATTCCTGCTGCGTAATCACGGGAAATTGCCGGTTGGCGTGCATGCACTGCCAAAGGAGTTAGATCGCGAGATCGCATCGCTGAAATTGGCAGCAATGGGTATTCGTATCGATACGCTGACTCCCGAACAGGAAGCGTATCTGAACTCGTGGCAAGAGGGTACGTAG
- a CDS encoding DHHA1 domain-containing protein, translated as MDTTTRLYYDDSYLTTFTAQVIASSEYNGRPAVALDRSAFYPAGGGQPADQGWIEAASAPDRRWPVVDVQSDNGVVWHILNTSEPLPDPDTIVTGQINWVRRFDHMQQHCGQHILTAAFIATCQAATVSFHLSERSVTIDLDVTNLNEDQVQAAEAWANRAVWANLPVYARFVSPAELTQIPLRKPPTVSGAVRVVSIGDIDHSACGGTHPARSGEVGAIVVTGWTRQRGVTRVEFLCGGRVIAAMHERDRAIRSAASALSVGWAELPAAVSRLQETLQGLQRELTQTRRELDALRAAQWYAQTPLVNGRRVVTATLPDADLERLRTIAGFIAELPGGIAIIAGGTERPQIVVACADDTAVDAREILAAGMKVLGGRGGGHARMAQGGGGQMSLLATAIAAMMERASVA; from the coding sequence ATGGACACTACCACTCGCCTATACTACGATGACTCTTACCTGACAACATTTACTGCACAGGTGATTGCCAGTTCTGAATACAACGGACGTCCGGCAGTAGCACTTGACCGTAGCGCTTTCTACCCGGCGGGCGGTGGACAACCGGCTGATCAGGGTTGGATCGAAGCTGCCTCGGCGCCTGATCGTCGTTGGCCGGTTGTCGATGTGCAGAGTGACAACGGTGTCGTCTGGCATATTCTTAACACGAGCGAACCGCTTCCCGATCCCGACACGATTGTTACCGGTCAGATCAATTGGGTACGCCGCTTCGATCACATGCAGCAACACTGTGGGCAACATATTTTGACGGCGGCATTTATTGCCACCTGTCAAGCAGCAACGGTTTCGTTCCATCTGAGCGAGCGGAGCGTTACCATCGATCTCGATGTCACCAACCTAAACGAAGATCAGGTACAGGCTGCTGAAGCCTGGGCCAATCGGGCAGTCTGGGCTAATCTGCCCGTCTATGCTCGCTTCGTTAGTCCGGCCGAATTGACACAGATTCCGCTACGCAAACCGCCGACGGTCAGTGGTGCTGTACGTGTCGTCAGCATTGGTGACATCGATCATTCGGCCTGTGGTGGAACCCATCCGGCTCGTAGTGGCGAGGTTGGGGCAATTGTTGTGACAGGTTGGACACGGCAACGTGGCGTGACTAGAGTTGAATTTCTATGTGGTGGGCGGGTGATCGCTGCCATGCATGAGCGCGATCGGGCAATCAGATCTGCCGCGTCGGCACTGAGTGTGGGGTGGGCTGAATTACCGGCGGCAGTCAGTCGTCTGCAAGAGACACTGCAAGGGCTGCAACGTGAACTTACGCAAACCCGTCGTGAACTTGATGCGTTACGGGCTGCGCAGTGGTATGCCCAGACCCCGTTAGTCAATGGACGGCGCGTGGTAACAGCGACGCTGCCAGATGCTGATCTCGAGCGATTACGTACTATCGCCGGCTTTATCGCTGAATTACCGGGAGGAATTGCGATCATTGCCGGTGGTACTGAACGTCCTCAGATTGTGGTGGCTTGTGCCGATGATACTGCTGTCGACGCTCGTGAAATTCTGGCTGCAGGAATGAAAGTGCTGGGTGGGCGCGGTGGTGGTCATGCCCGTATGGCACAAGGCGGCGGTGGTCAGATGTCACTCCTTGCTACAGCAATAGCGGCGATGATGGAACGGGCATCCGTTGCATAG
- a CDS encoding YitT family protein translates to MRRIVRAFADYTLLTIGALLSATAVRFFLVPNQVVTGGVTGVAQLLNTFFGTPVGIVVLILNIPLLIAGWRYLGGAVFGIRTFYTVTVMSLAIDALAPFARPITNDPLLYSLYGGVIDGIGIGLVLRARGTTGGSDILARLIERRFGVQPGRSLLGFDTMVFTAALFSYGPEKIMYALLVAFTASRAIDTVLAAGKGARQALIITSSPDPIRAAVLHQLGRGITQLEAIGGYTGATRAVLLCVVARTEIGTLKNLVNTIDPAAFVIVGEVEEVLGEGFSRST, encoded by the coding sequence ATGCGACGGATTGTGCGTGCTTTCGCTGACTATACTCTACTGACGATTGGTGCCTTGTTAAGCGCAACGGCGGTGCGCTTTTTTCTAGTACCTAATCAAGTCGTGACCGGCGGTGTCACGGGTGTTGCTCAACTACTAAACACTTTTTTCGGCACACCGGTTGGCATCGTTGTACTGATTTTGAACATTCCACTCTTGATCGCGGGCTGGCGCTATCTGGGAGGGGCAGTCTTTGGCATCCGAACCTTTTACACCGTCACAGTGATGTCGCTAGCAATTGATGCTCTGGCGCCATTTGCTCGGCCAATCACTAACGACCCACTTCTCTATAGTCTGTACGGTGGGGTCATTGACGGAATCGGGATCGGGCTAGTTTTGCGGGCACGCGGTACAACCGGCGGCAGTGATATTCTGGCTCGCTTAATCGAGCGACGCTTTGGCGTGCAACCCGGTCGTAGTCTGCTCGGTTTCGATACCATGGTTTTTACCGCAGCACTCTTTAGCTATGGCCCAGAGAAGATCATGTATGCGCTTCTCGTTGCGTTCACCGCAAGTCGGGCTATCGATACAGTATTAGCTGCGGGTAAGGGAGCACGTCAGGCACTCATCATTACCTCTTCCCCTGATCCGATCCGAGCAGCAGTACTACACCAGCTCGGACGCGGGATTACCCAACTCGAAGCTATCGGTGGTTATACCGGAGCAACACGAGCTGTATTGCTCTGTGTAGTTGCCCGAACTGAAATCGGTACATTGAAAAACCTGGTCAATACGATTGACCCCGCAGCGTTTGTGATTGTCGGTGAGGTTGAAGAGGTTTTGGGTGAAGGGTTTAGTCGATCAACGTAA
- a CDS encoding carbohydrate kinase family protein — protein MKIVVTGSLAFDYIMDFPGYFKDFMLTDKAHIISVSFLVDSMRKLRGGVAGNIAYNLALLGERPLIVGAAGHDFDGYRAILEECGVDTSGIMIVEHEFTSSCFINTDQANNQIVAFYAGAMGHDHHNSLLNRGLTANDLVLISPTSPEAMRRFALECQQMGVPYIFDPGKQTPRLDADLLTIGIKGARLLISNDYEFGMMAKCLGISEAELIAQAPITVVTRGIEGSMIYVDGQLAATIPIAPVKEVRDPTGAGDAYLAGIAFGLARRLPLEITGRIAALCAAYAIEERGCQEHRFTLQEFAHRYRVAFGHDLPLAALSLQEAA, from the coding sequence GTGAAAATCGTGGTTACCGGTTCACTTGCTTTTGATTACATTATGGATTTTCCTGGCTATTTTAAAGATTTCATGCTCACCGACAAAGCACATATCATTTCCGTCAGTTTTCTAGTAGACTCGATGCGGAAATTGCGCGGTGGCGTGGCCGGGAATATCGCCTACAATCTGGCTCTCCTCGGTGAACGACCATTGATTGTTGGTGCAGCCGGTCACGATTTTGACGGATACCGAGCAATTCTGGAAGAATGTGGAGTTGATACTAGTGGAATTATGATTGTAGAGCACGAGTTTACCTCCTCGTGTTTTATTAACACCGATCAAGCGAATAATCAGATCGTTGCGTTCTATGCTGGGGCAATGGGACATGATCATCACAATTCTCTCCTGAATCGCGGCTTGACGGCCAACGATCTGGTGTTGATCTCGCCTACCAGTCCTGAAGCAATGCGCCGCTTTGCGCTTGAATGTCAGCAGATGGGTGTGCCCTATATCTTCGATCCAGGAAAACAGACGCCTCGTCTCGATGCGGATTTGTTGACCATTGGCATCAAAGGAGCACGTCTTCTCATCAGTAATGATTACGAGTTTGGTATGATGGCAAAGTGCCTAGGGATAAGTGAAGCAGAATTGATCGCTCAGGCGCCTATAACTGTTGTGACCCGCGGTATCGAAGGATCTATGATCTATGTTGATGGTCAACTCGCCGCCACGATTCCCATCGCGCCGGTAAAAGAAGTCCGCGACCCAACCGGTGCTGGAGACGCATATCTGGCCGGCATTGCGTTTGGGTTGGCCCGTCGATTACCATTAGAGATCACCGGGCGAATTGCGGCCCTCTGTGCGGCGTATGCGATTGAAGAGCGGGGTTGCCAGGAACATCGTTTTACGCTACAGGAATTCGCTCATCGCTATCGGGTTGCATTCGGTCACGATCTACCACTCGCCGCACTGTCACTTCAGGAGGCTGCATGA
- the secD gene encoding protein translocase subunit SecD, translated as MQNRNLLSLLLIISATGLALAVNFAPNNIFLGRDVSIRLGLDLQGGIQVLLRSADPDATADEIATAARVIEQRVNALGVGETVVQQAGNNRIIVELPGVANPEQAIETLRGTGRLEFIDSQGQYLAEGTIVRTSSSPNPPQLAESDTVTDVTSLGPIYQSITDGADLDTSAVQPTFSQGGALGSRPAVSFAFRGESAQRLASFTAANVGRPMCIVLDNVVVSCPVINAALTDGSGIIEVSTEADRNRIFNQLKYGALPVPLVIETSRTVTATLGQESVAASIIAGIIGLAVVAAFMILFYRGPGVVATVALLIYTIISFAIYRLIPITLTLPGIAGFILSIGLAVDANVLIFARLREEYRRGRDIRSALELGFVESWPAIRDSSVSTLITSIVLFMFGNSFGVSLIKGFALTLGLGIVISLFTAVVVSRTFLRLLLPLFSDERAWWFGVDRRSATPTAQAAS; from the coding sequence GTGCAAAATCGTAATCTTTTATCGCTTCTGCTCATTATTAGTGCTACCGGACTGGCATTGGCCGTGAACTTTGCCCCGAACAATATCTTCTTGGGCCGCGATGTCAGCATCCGTCTTGGCCTCGATCTCCAAGGTGGCATACAGGTGTTGCTACGCTCAGCCGATCCCGATGCAACAGCCGACGAGATTGCCACTGCTGCTCGTGTGATTGAGCAGCGGGTTAATGCACTCGGTGTCGGCGAAACTGTTGTGCAGCAGGCTGGAAACAACCGGATCATTGTCGAGTTGCCGGGGGTTGCCAATCCCGAACAGGCAATTGAAACATTACGTGGTACTGGTCGGTTGGAATTTATCGACTCACAAGGTCAATATTTGGCTGAGGGTACCATCGTGCGTACCTCGAGTAGTCCGAATCCTCCCCAGTTGGCTGAGAGCGATACCGTTACCGATGTAACGAGCCTCGGCCCAATTTATCAGAGCATTACCGATGGCGCCGATCTCGATACCAGCGCCGTACAACCCACCTTTTCGCAGGGTGGTGCACTTGGTAGCCGACCGGCCGTCTCGTTTGCCTTTCGTGGCGAATCAGCACAACGGTTAGCCTCGTTTACGGCTGCAAATGTTGGGCGGCCAATGTGTATCGTGCTTGACAATGTCGTCGTCAGTTGTCCGGTGATTAATGCCGCTTTAACCGATGGTTCCGGGATCATTGAAGTGAGCACGGAAGCTGACCGTAATCGGATCTTCAATCAGTTGAAGTACGGCGCCCTGCCGGTTCCGCTCGTGATCGAGACAAGCCGAACGGTGACGGCGACACTGGGGCAAGAGAGTGTGGCAGCCAGCATTATAGCCGGAATTATCGGTCTGGCAGTAGTAGCAGCCTTTATGATCCTCTTCTACCGGGGACCCGGTGTTGTTGCAACGGTTGCACTGCTCATCTACACGATCATCAGTTTCGCGATTTACCGTCTGATTCCGATCACACTGACCCTGCCCGGTATTGCCGGATTTATTCTCTCGATTGGACTCGCCGTTGATGCCAACGTATTGATCTTTGCCCGCCTCCGCGAAGAGTACCGCCGCGGACGTGATATTCGCAGTGCGCTCGAGTTGGGTTTTGTTGAGTCCTGGCCGGCCATTCGTGACTCAAGCGTTTCAACCTTGATCACGAGCATTGTGCTGTTTATGTTTGGCAACAGCTTCGGTGTTAGTCTGATCAAGGGTTTTGCCCTCACGCTTGGTCTCGGCATTGTGATCAGCCTGTTTACTGCTGTTGTTGTCTCACGGACATTTCTACGTCTGCTGCTGCCGTTGTTTAGCGATGAACGCGCCTGGTGGTTTGGCGTTGATCGTCGTTCAGCAACACCAACTGCGCAGGCTGCCTCGTAG
- the secF gene encoding protein translocase subunit SecF, whose product MEHLVRRRYWWFTFSILVILPGLYMLFLHPLLTTGRFAIGLRPSIDFAGGALWELRFPEIAPENLSTDRIAAAFAAGGFENAQVQLSPTQIDGKAVAAALVRTRPLSESDPNTEIDAVMKVLTTEFGNVSRERLESVGPTVSAESTRSAIIAVLGASLIILLYLTWAFRKAPHPVRYGVCAIIAMLHDVLVVLGIAAILGATIGLEVDALFLTALLTTLSFSVHDTIVVFDRIRENLLNRHPAETFDDIVNHSLVQTLPRSINAQLTTFFTLTALLLFGGDTIRNFVLMLLIGLISGTYSSIFNAAQLLVVWEHREWRNWFKRGRRDEAAPAV is encoded by the coding sequence ATGGAACATCTTGTCCGCCGTCGCTACTGGTGGTTTACATTTTCAATCCTGGTGATCTTGCCTGGCCTGTATATGCTCTTCCTGCATCCCCTACTCACCACCGGGCGATTCGCCATCGGCCTGCGCCCAAGTATTGACTTTGCCGGTGGTGCATTATGGGAATTGCGCTTTCCTGAGATCGCACCTGAGAATCTGAGCACCGATCGGATCGCAGCAGCGTTTGCCGCAGGGGGCTTCGAGAATGCCCAGGTTCAGCTCAGCCCAACGCAAATTGATGGGAAAGCAGTAGCAGCCGCATTGGTACGCACCCGTCCGCTTAGTGAGTCGGATCCCAACACCGAAATCGATGCCGTGATGAAGGTGCTCACTACCGAATTTGGTAACGTTAGTCGAGAACGTTTGGAAAGCGTTGGACCGACCGTCAGCGCCGAATCAACCCGCAGTGCGATTATTGCCGTGCTTGGTGCGTCACTCATTATCTTGCTCTACCTGACCTGGGCCTTCCGCAAGGCGCCTCACCCTGTACGCTACGGCGTGTGTGCCATTATCGCGATGCTGCACGACGTATTGGTAGTACTTGGGATTGCTGCAATTTTAGGCGCAACCATCGGCTTAGAGGTCGATGCGCTCTTCCTGACTGCTTTGCTGACAACCCTTAGCTTTTCGGTACACGATACCATTGTTGTGTTCGACCGCATTCGCGAGAATCTTCTGAACCGGCATCCGGCTGAAACCTTCGACGATATAGTCAACCATAGTCTGGTACAGACCTTACCACGGTCGATCAATGCCCAGCTTACCACATTCTTTACACTCACTGCGCTTTTATTGTTCGGTGGCGATACTATTCGGAACTTTGTCTTAATGCTGCTCATCGGACTCATCAGTGGGACCTACTCATCAATCTTCAACGCTGCTCAGTTGCTGGTCGTGTGGGAACATCGGGAATGGCGCAATTGGTTTAAGCGCGGTCGGCGCGATGAGGCAGCACCAGCAGTATAA
- a CDS encoding Gfo/Idh/MocA family protein, producing MRWGILSAGRIARRFASALAHSSTEQIVAIAARDADRAAAFASEFGIARAYGDYVTLLHDPEVEAVYNALPNSLHAQWSIAALQAGKHVLCEKPMATSLADGLAMVAAAQTNRRLLMEAFMYRFHPQTITVQQLLADGVIGEVKQVRGSFAFLLDDSTNIRLNAELDGGALYDIGCYPLSYARMAFGVCPQQATAFVAGETVDLSVSGLLRFAADHVATVTCSFQSAWNQRVEIIGDAGWIHLDRPFNPTPDLATTIMIARGRRHVSVETLTIPPADHFRLEAEGFAALAAHIAPVPSVGAMPLTESLDNLATMEALLTSAATASHTVIHKPTIMPEWPVGMSLVH from the coding sequence ATGAGGTGGGGTATCTTGAGCGCTGGTCGAATTGCCCGTCGCTTCGCCAGCGCACTCGCCCATTCGTCAACAGAGCAGATTGTTGCCATTGCGGCGCGCGATGCTGATCGTGCTGCTGCTTTCGCTAGCGAGTTCGGTATTGCCCGTGCCTACGGTGATTATGTTACGTTGCTTCATGATCCTGAAGTAGAAGCTGTTTACAATGCACTACCGAATAGCCTGCACGCTCAATGGTCAATTGCCGCTCTACAGGCTGGCAAACACGTCTTATGCGAAAAGCCAATGGCAACCTCTCTCGCCGATGGCCTGGCAATGGTAGCCGCTGCCCAGACCAATCGTCGTCTCTTAATGGAAGCATTTATGTACCGCTTCCATCCCCAGACGATCACGGTCCAACAATTGTTGGCCGATGGTGTTATCGGTGAAGTGAAACAGGTGCGAGGAAGTTTTGCCTTTCTGCTTGATGATAGTACAAATATCCGCCTGAATGCCGAATTGGACGGAGGTGCGCTGTACGACATTGGTTGCTATCCACTGAGTTATGCACGGATGGCGTTTGGGGTTTGCCCACAACAAGCTACTGCCTTCGTTGCCGGAGAAACGGTTGACCTGAGTGTGAGCGGCCTGCTCCGCTTTGCTGCCGATCATGTTGCGACGGTAACGTGTAGCTTCCAGAGCGCATGGAATCAGCGTGTTGAGATCATCGGTGATGCAGGCTGGATTCACCTTGACCGTCCGTTTAACCCAACCCCTGATCTGGCAACCACAATCATGATCGCACGTGGTCGCAGGCATGTATCAGTAGAAACATTAACGATCCCGCCTGCCGATCATTTTCGCCTCGAAGCTGAAGGGTTTGCCGCCCTGGCGGCCCATATAGCTCCTGTTCCTTCCGTCGGTGCGATGCCGTTAACCGAATCACTTGATAACCTAGCGACGATGGAAGCGCTGCTGACAAGTGCTGCTACTGCATCTCATACGGTAATCCACAAGCCGACGATCATGCCGGAATGGCCGGTGGGAATGTCGCTTGTTCATTAG
- the metK gene encoding methionine adenosyltransferase: MSSTFMNSPRFYFTSESVSEGHPDKMCDQISDAILDAFLSHDPKARVAVETATTTGLIVVLGEVTYERGYIPIEEIVRRTVKEIGYTSADYGFDADTCGVMVAIHGQSPDIAMGVDKALEAKIGEMNDDVEAVGAGDQGMMFGFACDETPELMPASIALAHRLIRRLERVRKDGTLPYLRPDAKSQVTVEYSYGKPVRVDTVLISSQHAPDVTQEQIRADLIEHVIKTEIPEHWLDPQTKIFINPTGRFVIGGPMGDSGLTGRKIIVDTYGGVARHGGGAFSGKDPSKVDRSAAYACRWVAKNIVAAGLARRVELQVSYAIGVARPLSLSVETFGTATVPDEVILKAVNEVFDLRPGAIIRDLDLRRPIYRKTASGGHFGRTDIDLPWERTNRVEELRRAAGL, translated from the coding sequence ATGTCAAGCACCTTCATGAACTCGCCGCGCTTCTACTTCACCAGCGAAAGTGTCAGCGAAGGCCATCCCGACAAAATGTGCGATCAGATCAGTGATGCAATTCTTGATGCCTTTCTGAGCCACGATCCAAAAGCACGGGTCGCGGTAGAAACGGCGACAACGACGGGTTTGATCGTGGTACTAGGTGAAGTAACTTACGAGCGTGGTTACATCCCAATTGAGGAGATCGTCCGACGCACGGTTAAAGAGATCGGTTACACGAGCGCTGATTACGGCTTTGATGCGGACACATGTGGCGTGATGGTCGCCATCCACGGTCAATCGCCCGATATTGCAATGGGTGTCGATAAGGCGCTCGAAGCCAAGATCGGGGAAATGAACGATGATGTTGAAGCAGTTGGCGCTGGCGATCAAGGTATGATGTTCGGATTTGCCTGTGATGAAACACCCGAACTCATGCCGGCCAGTATTGCTCTAGCCCATCGTCTAATTCGGCGTCTCGAACGAGTACGTAAAGACGGTACGCTCCCGTATCTGCGGCCCGATGCAAAGTCACAGGTTACTGTCGAGTACAGCTATGGCAAACCGGTGCGCGTTGACACAGTTCTGATTAGTAGTCAGCACGCACCAGATGTGACACAAGAGCAAATTCGCGCCGATCTGATCGAGCACGTGATCAAGACTGAGATTCCTGAGCATTGGCTTGACCCACAAACCAAGATATTCATTAATCCGACCGGACGGTTTGTGATCGGTGGGCCAATGGGTGATAGTGGTCTGACCGGACGCAAGATTATCGTTGATACTTACGGTGGGGTTGCCCGTCACGGTGGCGGCGCGTTCAGCGGGAAAGACCCATCAAAGGTCGACCGTAGTGCGGCCTACGCCTGCCGCTGGGTGGCAAAGAACATTGTTGCAGCCGGTCTTGCTCGTCGGGTCGAGCTGCAAGTCAGCTACGCTATTGGTGTTGCCCGTCCATTATCACTTAGCGTCGAGACCTTTGGCACCGCTACCGTACCAGATGAGGTCATTCTGAAGGCGGTGAACGAGGTGTTCGATCTCCGTCCGGGCGCCATCATCCGCGATCTCGACTTACGTCGCCCAATCTACCGTAAGACAGCATCCGGTGGTCATTTTGGCCGTACTGACATTGATCTGCCCTGGGAACGCACCAATCGGGTAGAGGAACTGCGGCGTGCAGCCGGTTTATAG
- a CDS encoding thioredoxin domain-containing protein — protein sequence MSVQSTRGRRVKAAKQNNLLYLYIAVGVVAVVAVVSLVIFLNRNSNEVKSPTAPVGRTAEGFYYKGNPDAAVKVIAFEDFQCPGCAYFSRNLAPILERDYINTGRVQFIYHELPLTNIHSNAVAAAEAARCAGDQGKFWEMHDQLFNNQSLWARLSSPLNTFSGYAGIIGIDRATFEACMQAGTHREAILNAAKDAAALGVQATPSFSVNGQIVDSSRLFTAIDAALRAAGR from the coding sequence ATGAGTGTGCAGAGTACCCGCGGTCGCCGCGTAAAGGCTGCCAAACAGAACAATTTGCTTTATTTATATATTGCCGTCGGTGTTGTTGCGGTGGTTGCTGTCGTCAGCCTTGTCATCTTTCTCAATCGCAACTCTAATGAGGTCAAATCGCCAACGGCGCCGGTCGGACGCACAGCGGAGGGCTTCTATTACAAAGGCAATCCTGACGCTGCGGTAAAAGTGATTGCCTTTGAGGATTTTCAGTGTCCAGGATGTGCGTATTTCTCGCGCAATCTGGCCCCGATCCTTGAACGTGACTACATAAACACTGGTCGAGTACAATTTATCTATCACGAATTACCGCTTACCAACATCCATTCTAACGCCGTTGCAGCGGCGGAAGCGGCACGATGTGCCGGTGATCAAGGCAAGTTCTGGGAGATGCATGATCAGCTCTTCAACAATCAGAGTCTCTGGGCTCGACTGAGTTCACCCCTCAACACATTCAGCGGCTATGCTGGCATCATCGGTATTGACCGGGCAACGTTTGAGGCATGTATGCAGGCCGGAACGCACCGCGAGGCAATCCTGAACGCAGCCAAAGATGCGGCTGCCCTTGGCGTGCAGGCAACACCATCGTTTAGCGTGAACGGTCAGATTGTTGATTCGAGTCGGTTGTTCACTGCCATTGATGCAGCTTTGCGGGCAGCGGGGCGCTAA
- the mtnA gene encoding S-methyl-5-thioribose-1-phosphate isomerase: MELRTVWWEDNAVCLIDQRKLPHIVEVVRCTDLDAVAFAIRSMQVRGAPAIGCTAAYGMALVAQRSNANSPTALLTELEQAKLTLDAQRPTAVNLTWATNRMVRRAKALLNEDVMMMKTVLLAEAEAIFAEDLAMCHAIGDHGAPLIPPRGHVLTHCNAGGLATAGYGTALAPIHTAFAQGRPIHVFVDETRPFLQGARLTAWELLQAGIPQTLITDNMAAFMMQRGQVDCVIVGADRIAANGDVANKIGTYGLAVLAHYHNIPFYVAAPSSTIDLATVSGADIPIEERDPDEVTHIAGVAIAPRGVPAAHPAFDVTPHELITAIITERGIVRPPFMAALRQLESKQ, encoded by the coding sequence ATGGAACTCCGCACTGTCTGGTGGGAAGACAACGCCGTTTGTCTGATCGATCAGCGTAAATTACCGCACATTGTTGAAGTCGTGCGCTGCACCGACCTGGATGCCGTGGCCTTCGCCATTCGGAGTATGCAGGTACGCGGTGCACCGGCTATTGGCTGCACTGCTGCTTACGGGATGGCTTTGGTTGCCCAGCGCAGCAACGCGAACTCCCCTACTGCATTGCTGACCGAATTAGAACAGGCTAAACTCACCCTTGATGCCCAAAGACCAACCGCAGTCAATCTGACCTGGGCAACCAATCGTATGGTGCGCCGGGCCAAAGCGCTGTTGAATGAAGATGTTATGATGATGAAGACAGTGCTTCTGGCTGAAGCCGAAGCGATCTTTGCCGAAGATCTGGCAATGTGTCATGCCATCGGCGATCATGGTGCACCTCTGATCCCACCACGCGGACATGTCCTGACCCATTGTAACGCCGGTGGGTTGGCCACCGCTGGTTATGGCACAGCCCTCGCCCCAATCCATACTGCGTTTGCGCAGGGTCGCCCTATTCACGTTTTCGTAGACGAGACGCGGCCTTTCTTACAAGGAGCACGCCTGACAGCCTGGGAATTGCTCCAAGCCGGGATCCCCCAAACGTTGATTACCGACAATATGGCTGCCTTTATGATGCAGCGTGGTCAGGTAGACTGTGTGATTGTCGGCGCCGACCGAATTGCTGCCAACGGTGATGTCGCAAATAAAATCGGCACGTATGGATTAGCAGTTCTTGCCCACTATCATAATATTCCGTTTTACGTCGCTGCACCTTCCTCCACCATCGATCTCGCTACTGTCAGCGGCGCCGATATTCCCATCGAAGAGCGTGATCCCGATGAAGTAACCCATATTGCTGGCGTTGCGATCGCTCCTCGTGGCGTTCCAGCCGCGCACCCAGCGTTCGATGTCACGCCCCACGAATTGATTACGGCTATTATTACTGAACGAGGCATTGTGCGGCCGCCATTCATGGCCGCACTGCGTCAGCTTGAGAGTAAGCAATGA